In Oncorhynchus tshawytscha isolate Ot180627B linkage group LG08, Otsh_v2.0, whole genome shotgun sequence, the genomic window TAGCTGAATAGCTGCAGATAACTTCCAACAACAACAAACcagctgtgtttgaatactcatacaaacgcactaaccatactatttgtgacatcatttgagtatgtagtatgcttattggtcatggtatacaagcagtggacactatttccgtGCTTTTTGGTCCCATAATGTAATCCTTCAGAAAATGGGAGTGGAAAGTATGCAGCCGATGTCATAGGAGAGCGGAAATGTTGAGCAATtgaataaagtaatgacttttcaaagaAGTTGCGTGACATGTTATTTTGGCTGGCAATTTGTCTGTTCTAAATGtaacaatctgacaacactccgGTACACCAGAGTgcatttacgaacacacccagtgtgccagagcgcagaataactgataaaCGTCGGCGAgaaaaaagcataattaaattgttgccagcagcacagttacagtcaccaacactctggataacatgaaaacagctctGCAAAGGCTGAGTAAAACGGTCAGAGtgaggtgctctcatttgtttctggaagtagctagccaacgttaaccAGCAAGCCTACTCCTCCACAAGAGCGTCCAGTGTCCCCTCTGAATTTACACCTAGAGCACACTCTCAGgtagtcccctccctctcccggtagtcccctccctctccggtagtcccctccctctcccggTAGTATGTCCAAAGAGCGGAAATGTTGAGCAATtgaataaagtaatgacttttcaaagaAGTTGCGTGACATGTTATTTTGGCTGGCAATTTGTCTCCCTCTCCGgtagtcccctccctctcccggtagtcccctccctctccggtagtcccctccctctccggtagtcccctccctctcccggtagtcccctccctctcccggtagtcccctccctctcccggtagtcccctccctctcccggTAGTCCCCTCCCTCTTCAGTAGGTCGAACTAGTAATATGTCACAGGCGCAAGAGTatgctaaaatgaactaatagtatataatatatacattaaGTATgtagtttacagtatactaacatgaactaataatatgtaatatatacACATTAAGTATGTAGCATTCAGTATACTAACATGAactaataatatgtagtatatacACTAAGTATGTAGTATTCAGTATACTAACATGAactaataatatgtagtatatacACTAAGTATGTAGTATTCAGTATACTAACATGAactaataatatgtagtatatacACTAAGTATGTAGTATTCAGTATACTAACATGAactaataatatgtagtatatacACTAAGTATGTAGTATTCAGTATACTAACATGAactaataatatgtagtatatacactaagtatgtagtatacagtatgttagtatggtaTTTGAACACAGCTCTTGGTTTTACATGCACAATCATTACACAATTAATGACCCCGTGTTGCAACAAACCTTCTTCACAAATACAACTAATGTTATCAATACTGTCGACACaaacaaaattattattattatttgcccAAGGTTTGGTTCTGTTATCTTTGGGCTAAGTTCCAATGAACAGTGCAGTGAATGGTTACGCAGAAGGCCAGTCAACAGAGTACCATTGACACTGAGGCACACAGCATGGTCAAGGTCCGGAATATTCACTTTCTCTTTGTTTAGGGATTTTAGCCATTTGGTGTCACAGCAGTTGAAAGAGTTGCCACTGACATACAACACATCAAGATATAGAGACAAACGATCAACCACAGATTCATTCATAGACATTAGCCCGTTATTTCTCAAGTCAAGCTCCGTCAAAGGAGAACAGCTGATGATGCCCGGGAGGACGTCTACGTTGTTGTTGGACATGTTGAGTCGTCTCAATGCTTTCAGACAAGGCAGAGACAAGGCAGAGGTTGTCATGCTGTTCCCACTGATACTCAGAGACTGGAGACTACTCTGCAACCCTTCTAGAGCGCCAATATCAAAGATTATATCTACATTACTGGCCAGGTTGAGAGAAACCAAAGGGGTTCCTTCAAATGTGTTCTGATGGAGTGTTTTGATCCCGTTGTCTTGGAGATCTAGACTTCTCAGAGTTTTGATATTCCAGAAGGAAACACAAGGGGACATACTATTAAGACTAACTCTCGTTGTCTCAAATGGTCCCAGTTGGTCCTTTGGATCACAAGGCCTCACAGAGTTCTCCTTCAGGTTTAATGTCTCTATGTTTGGTAGGGCTTCCAGGAAGAAGGTGGAGAGTTGTCGAAGACCGTTGTTCTGCAGGTCGAAGTAGCGTAGAGACGGAAAGGTCAAGGAAGGTTGGTGGTAGCCTCCAACATGGCCGTTGCCTCCCTTCATTGTGTTATAGCTGATGTCCTGTAGACAGTTCTTGCTGAGGTTCAGCGTCACCAAAGACGTCAGATGGCTCAGAGTCTCCACAGGTAGAGACCTGAATTGGTTACTACTGAGGTCCATGTAAACTAACGGCATCA contains:
- the LOC121846961 gene encoding transforming growth factor beta activator LRRC32-like → MIRPTATTFSLVLLLYCSLSHSLTQFNTVTGRIPDDQQETTSWRFRNLSSVPEGLDVRLRELDLSNNVIRHINSQSLAVPSLLRLDLSYNQLEIISEGAFRDVAQLQELNLARNALSHNVDSTSRALGSLHRLRRLDISLNGLDDDTAGLYLRDKSILESLDLTGNGLTRLTPKLFAESLSVRSIRIENNLITAIEEGTFEPLKKLKILNLARNNLVYICDFKLHQVKLLNLSRNSIEFFVTREDGHPYELEILDLSFNNLLYFPMVPKTNRLRYLHLQSNMVGTLETDTLISEADSLYRELTSGDEVNDAVDNTNIYSNWKLMPLVYMDLSSNQFRSLPVETLSHLTSLVTLNLSKNCLQDISYNTMKGGNGHVGGYHQPSLTFPSLRYFDLQNNGLRQLSTFFLEALPNIETLNLKENSVRPCDPKDQLGPFETTRVSLNSMSPCVSFWNIKTLRSLDLQDNGIKTLHQNTFEGTPLVSLNLASNVDIIFDIGALEGLQSSLQSLSISGNSMTTSALSLPCLKALRRLNMSNNNVDVLPGIISCSPLTELDLRNNGLMSMNESVVDRLSLYLDVLYVSGNSFNCCDTKWLKSLNKEKVNIPDLDHAVCLSVNGTLLTGLLRNHSLHCSLELSPKITEPNLGQIIIIILFVSTVLITLVVFVKKVCCNTGSLIV